A segment of the Lycium ferocissimum isolate CSIRO_LF1 chromosome 5, AGI_CSIRO_Lferr_CH_V1, whole genome shotgun sequence genome:
TTTTTGTTGCTTCATGAGATCATTGCATgacaccttccttctttttgagCAGGAATCATCGGCATTGAGCAAGATCCCCGTTGTCATTATGTCATCCGAGAAGATTTTAGCTCGTATTGATAGGTATATCCTCTTTTGAACATCAATTCTTTTGTTCATTTGTATTGGTTTTTTTATTACACTCTATGTACATGCTGCATCAGATAGGTATAACCAATATGTTACACTCCAATACATTGTAAAATCCTTTTGCCATAGACAGATCTAAAGCAGGTTCAATGGGTTCAAATAAAACTCACTGCTTTCTGCTTGATCGATAAGTACATATGTAGAATTTTTTACCCTTGCGTTTTTGCATCAGactcatactaatcccattaaCTATAATTCCTAAATCTATATCTGCCTCTTGGAGAATTTGGAACTATTGTGGTCTGTCTTAATAAACCCTCTAGAATTGGGTACTATTGATTGAATCGAATTTAGGAAAAGTACTTGCAGAGCAAGCATTTCTAGCAGTTCAAGTGACTTATCTAACTCCAGGAGGAACCATGTTTTGCTTCATAAGTAGTGTAGTATGTATTTGCCTGTTGATCATGTTATATCTTCTTTGATAtggtaaaatttaaaaatctagtGCTCTTTTAGCTTGAAGAAAACAGTTGGTTTCCTTATTTTTCTCATGGTTGTTGAATTTGAAGATAGCATCATGCCTTTGCTGTAATTCTGAATCTCAAATTGATAAGTTGGACCCCATTTAATTGAGTAGATTTTTCCTTATTAGATGCTTGGAGGAAGGAGCTGAAGAATTTCTCCTGAAGCCTGTTAAGTTGTCCGACGTTAAACGTCTCCGAGACTTCATACTGAGAGGCGAGGGGGATGGCGACAAAGAAACAGAGAAGAAGATCAAAGAAGTGTGttcaagaaagagaaaatttcAAGACGATTCATCGACACAATCAATGCCATCTACTTTAACTGCAGCCCATGACATTGAATCATCACCAGAATCTTCAGTATCATCAGAATCTCAACAACCTCTCTTAAAGCTATCCAAGATTGGATAACTCAGGATAGAGATATGATGGATACAATATTTTTTGCTGTCTAATTGagctagttgttgttgttacgaTTCCTTCGATAAATCATCTTTTGGCACCCCGTGAACTTCCTTTTTTGTGTATACCCTCACAGTTGTACATGTTTAGCTCTCAATTTTGGACCCTTTATGAAAACGAAAAATTGAGCTCTGTAGAAATAGGTTGGAAATccaaatgattttcttgttattttttgtttcttttgtaaCAAACCGGGGATATTGACATTTTATAACGCTATGACATTGTTGCTTTCTTAGCAACCAAATCTTGTAGCTGtcaagttgtgtgtgttgttttcTTAGGGGCAATTGTTTGTTTGGTTACGTTTAGGCCGGTGGATATTTTCACACAGTATGTTTGAATCGAATTCTCATTGTTTCGTCTCATTTTCCGGATCTCCAATGTAATACGGTAGGAATTATTTTACTACTATAAAAGGTACTTTAACTTTCTCTTTCCAGTTTGCCATTTGCGTTGACTGGCTTTCTTATAGGCAAAAGGTCTATAATAGAAGCTTCTTGTAGGTTGTACGTGGAGGTTTTAAATTAGGAAAAATTACACAAAAATACTAGTAGTACTAGTACGTTGGAAGTATCGATTTCAACttcattaaaatttaaattgtaagaaaaagcacacttttaattatttaattgtcaTCTTAACGATTCAAGTGGACTGTCATTTCATTAATAGGCAAAATGTCGAAGATAGAATCTGCGTTAGATGGTGTGAGATGAGCTTTTTacaagtaaaaaagaaagtacTATAATAAGAAAAACACAAAGAGAAGCACTTTTGAGAAGGGTTAAGTAATTTGACAATCATCAAGCAGGTGAAAAGATTTGCGGGaaaaattataggggaaatttTAATAATGTACAAATCAGCATAAGAAATTACATCCACGTAGTCAcggtatacaatattatacaacaatatataatttaatacaCTTATTGTagataatgtatcaaccttgtataaaagtgtataataatgtataagaagtgtttatacacactttttctctagtatataatattatacaaacttatacaagaggtgtttatacataaGAGGggtttatacataatgtataagaAGTGTTTATACACATTTCTACATCGTATGaaagtgtataaaaggtgtttataccaCCATTGTTCATAACAGCGACACCCTCATCCACCTAGTTCGATCCCGCCCTGCCGGTGTTGCTCTCCTCACCGTCAGCAATCACATGTCCTTCACCTTTGCTTCCATCGCTCCTCCTCACCGTACCCAATTACCTCACCGTACCCAATTATCTCGTCACTTCCTCCGTCTCCATCGCTGCCGCCGATCCAACTTTGTGGCTAGATCGGGTAAAAAAATACATGGTCTAATCGGGTAATTACTTTGCCCTAATTTGCATAGAGTGTAAACATCCCTAAACTATATGCTGTTGGATCTTAAGATACAGTTGTTATTCCAAATTACTAACTTTGCTACCTTAGAAGTTCTTTTTCTTAGGACGAATATAATTATATCTTAAGTATATTTTCGTTGATTATGAATTATTAAACATTAATGTTGGGTCAAGTCTTAAcactaattaaattttatgaatAGAGAATTTCGTTGAATTAAGCCTGGTTAATTGGGGGTATTGAGTTTGTTGAAATTGGATATACTTTTCTAGCCACGTACACAGAATTTCCAAGAACATATGCGCTTGACCAAGTCATTTGCTTATACTACGTTTGGCTTTGGCCTTCCTACCTTGCTATATTCCACAAGTATTTGACATTATTACTTAAATGATAGAGTTCTCTTAAACATTGATGTAATTAATATACTTTTTTCATGTTTATATTGTAGCGGAAGTACTGTGTTATATTACTTCAAGTTCAATTTCACATCCTTAATTACAGcaattattttaactttttttttttcccatttcaaATCATTAGTTTTAATCACTTCTCTACTAAGTACAATATTATGGTTAAGCATTTAATTCTTCGCAATTATCAAAGTAGTTCTAGCTATGGAGGAAGTATCTGAGTTGCTATTCAGTCcctaaaagaaaacaaagtttTGCTATAGATTATTAAATATGCAATggacaaaaaaattataaaaactgGCAGTCCttgatataatattttaaaaactgGGGCAATaaaagtaaacaaaaataaaaaattaataaccaGAATATAAGGATTTAGCGTTGTTCCGCTAAACGACGAGCTGCACACCTACTGGTCTAAATTATAGTTTAGGTGTTAAATGAGGTCACAGCTCGCAAtaacattaatttttttaatacaatgtgGTCCTATGTGTTAAATTCTTACATTGCTCGATAATATAGTACAATTATCACTAATTAAACAAAAAGTACCTCTCAgtactttgattttttttaaaaagttatctTTTCTCTGTATCATTGGATAGTGTAAGCCATGAGTACTGGGATGAAGAGAAGATAGGAGAGGTAAATCgaaattgatttattttcttgtatcaTAGACCTTGCATTTATTTTTCTACTTCGCATATAGAATATTTAGTAACTAACGTATATGATCTTTTTATTTGCTTGTCCTAGTTATGTTTTTCTAGTTTAGGCTAAACTATGTATCTATATATTGGCTTCAAACCGGAGATTTCTTGAATAACATTGTCTGACATGCTATCATAATAGTTTCAATTCTAAGAAAAACAATCGAACAAAACATATAATGTCATACTTTAAATTCTATACCGAAGTCGGtattcatattttttcttttcaacccGAAACAAAAAGGAAGATTCATCTTCCATTGATAATAACATATCATTGTTTGACATTTAGCCTGTTATAACTTTGGATATTTGAAGCTGGtttgaaatattttgaaaatacattcaattttatttattaatacaAATTGGCTCTTTGGTGAACAGTAATGTAACTTTCCTCTTTCATCTGCAATGCTGGTAGAATATTTGCTGGAAGAATATTTAGGTCCTTTTGGGAGTGGTCCAGAATTTGAAATTGACTAGTGTCTAAAAATATGGCTTGGTCATGCCAACTTTCATGCACTCGTTCTACCATGTTCTATCTTCAAATTAAAGAAACGCCTAGAAAAAGTAGTTAGAAATCATTGTTCGTCTACAGGAAAGGGTAAAACTTAAATTGCCCAAGAATTGACAAAAGAAATACTTTACAATTTACATATAAAAAGGTCAAAGACTTTATTGTCACTGCCTGCTGGCAAATCACCTCTAAATTGGACTTCCCTCTTTGATGAAATCTCTAACAATAGTTCTCAATTTGAAATCCGATTGATGTCATAATTGTACAATGATGACAACTAATTGgataaaacaaagaagaaaacgacactttccaataaaaatatgcaaagGCACATCATCCATCATCTACTATTTTTTTCTACATTTTGTAGCTACAGAAATACCACCTTGACACAGATGTCCTTTACAATAAAAGAAGATAGGACTGAGCAAACGTTACACCGACCGTCTGACTacaaacacaaaattttcaatttgcCCAAACTTGAACTAAACATCCAGGTTTTCTGGATTTTTAGACTACGTTCAAATAGGGGTGGCAATATTAGCCTATAAAACATGTCTAATCTGCTCAAATATGAGCGGGTTAATAACCTGCTTATTTAttaattcaacccattttgactTATCCAATTCAACCTCTCTAACAACTGAGCAGATATATAATTCATGGGAAACCttgtcaaaatgattttaaaaagacTTTTTTGACATGTCATATAACGCCATAATAAgtaaacaaagaaattaaaacttggTTAAGAGTTGCATGAGTTGAGTTATGACCGATTATTTAGCCCATTTTGATCCAGCTCATTTCAATCTAAGTAACATTTGGCCGGGTCAATGACTCACTCATTTATTGCTCAGCCCATTTTACATCCCCAAATTCATCTCAACCCGCCGATTTGACACCCCGACATCCAGATAACAACAATAAAGTCATTTCTACAAAAAGACTTGCAAGATTTTAAGACAGCCAACTAACAGCAACAACCTACTTTGAAACTGTCAAGCAGCCAAAGCTTAGAACAAAATGAATATGTCATTGtaaaatacaaaacaaaaagaaaatctttctttctctttgatCAGAGCATGGTCCAGCCAAGAATTCATTCCAACAGTTCTTTTCTACTTTTTTCCTCTGTCAAACTCTGCAACAGTAGCTTTGATCCTTGGTGCTTAGTTCTTTTAACTAATTAGTGAAAACATCTACTCACTTTTTGGCTGAAATGAATGAGGTTGTTTTGAAGGCTGTTATAGCTTCAGTTCTAACTACTTCGATAGTTTCTAGCATactcttttatttcttctaCAGGTACTATGTAAATCGTCAACGGAAGAAAACCAAGTTGAAAAATTCAAGTTTTCGTCGAGAGGGTTCTGGTTCTGTGCCTCATCAAGAAGTCCAGCAACGTGGAGCTTTAAAAGGGCTGGTAGTTGATGAAAATGGACTAGATGTTATATATTTGAGAAGATTTGAAGATAGACAGCTAGGAAGTTGTTTTTCCAAGATTTGGGTGAATTATATTGAtgaggaggaggaagagaagAGAATGGATAGCGGAGGAGAGAATCCAGTTTCAAGCGATCATATTCAAGAAATTCCTTTACTGCAAAATTGTATTAGCAATGTAGGTAGTTATGAGAAGAAAGAGGTAGTTACTGCATCACAACAAACAATTAACTCACAACAGACATATCCTCAATTTCCATCAGCCTCATTACAGTTTCAACATAAGGAAATCACTCCTCCATCGGAAACACCGTCTCAACAAGCAATTCTCTTGAGTCAAAATCCGCCTCAGCCACCAATACCTCCACCATCTCCACCGCCTCCGCCTCCTCCCCTTCCAATGAAAAGGATTTCTAAAGCACCAACACCACCTAATGCAGCAAAATCAAAACCTTCACCTCCACCCCCACCAAAGGGTAGCGGTTTGAGTTCATTGTTAAAGCCACCTATTGCACCAAGAGGGAAAGGGAGCAGCCAAGAGAAAGCAGAAGCTCGAAATGAAGAAAAGTCAAAAGATAATGGTGAAATTCAAGTCAAATTAAGGCCACTGCACTGGGATAAAGTCATTGCTAATGCTGATCATTCTATGGTTTGGGATGAAATCAACAATGGATCATTCCGGTAAGTCCACCTTGGCATGTAAATTACGTTCCTTCAGTGTAGTTAATGCCTATTTCCAGTTCAACTAATAAATTGCATTTGTATGCACATTTCAGATTTGAAGATGACCTTATGGAAGTTCTCTTTGGATACGATGTCAAATCCCAGAAAATCCCTGAAGGAAATGGCGCGATCACAAGCTCAGGCACTTCTAAGTTGGCTCGACCAGCTCAGATCTTTATTCTCGATCCTAGGAAGTCACAGAACACAGCAATTGTGCTAAAGTCTCTTTCAATCTCTCGTAAAGAAATACTTGATGCCCTGTTGGAGGGTCAAGGACTCAGCGTTGATACTCTTGAAAAACTAACCAAGATTTGCCCAACTGAAGAAGAAACATTAAAAATCCTCCAATTTGATGGTAACCCAAGTAAACTTGCTGACGCTGAGTCTTTCCTCTACCAAATGCTGAAAGCTGTTCCTTCTGCTTTTAGGCGTTTCAATGCGATGCTTTTCAGATCAAGCTATGATCCAGAAATTCTAAACCTCAAAGAGAATTTGCAAACAATTGAGCTAAGTTGCAAGGAATTGAGAACAAGTAGAATTTTCTTACGACTTCTGGAAGCGATTCTTAAGGCTGGCAATCGAATGAATGCAGGAACAGCTAGAGGAAATGCTCAGGGATTCAACCTTAGTGCCTTgcaaaaaatatcatatgtaAAAAGCAACGATGGAAAAACAACTCTGCTTCATTTTGTAGTTGAACAAGTCATCCGTTCAGAAGGTAAGCGTTGCCTAATCAATAAAGGTAGCAAGGCAGAAAAACTAGAAAAAGATACAGAGCACCTAACACTAGGTTTGCCAGTATTGCAAGGATTGAGTTCCGAATTCTCTAATGTAAAGAAAGCAGCTTTCATAGACTATGATAGTTTCATCAACACATGTTCCACTATTACAATGCGAGTAAATGATGTTCAGCAGCTCTTAATGTGCTGTGGAAATGCTGAAAGAGATCGATTTGTAAAAGAGACGAAAGTGTTTCTAGAGGAATGCGAAGAGGAACTCAAGGTGATCAAAGAAGAACAAACAAGAGTCATGGACCTTGTGAAGAGAACGACAGAGTATTACCAAGCAGGATCTTCGAAGGACAAATGCACTCAGCCACTTCAGTTGTTTGCCATTGTGAAGGACTTTCTGGACATGGTTGATAAAGTGTGTTTTGATATCACAAAGAAAGTACAGAAGAAGAATGCATCAAGCATAGAGTCATCACCACCCCGATCATCAACACCAAGAACTCCTGTGAGGTTCCATAACTTGAGAACATACTTTACACCAGAAATTGTAAGTAGTGAATCTGAGAATGAGTTCTGATGGAACTTCATTACTCTTAGAACATCAGTTTAAGTAGAGTAGATAGTCGAAAGTACTAATCTTTACattcttcatatttgaaataTCACATTGATATACGGGTTCACCCCCCTCCTTCCCAGAAAGAGAATAAACTATCTTACTTCAGGCTGGTAGAGGCACTTTATACCACGTTGTCTAGGTATTAGGATCAGGTAAAGAGCAATGTTCCCTAAAATGATTCTTCTCAACTTGAGGAATGGCTCTAGAGCTTCAGGGACACTGAAGAAGACTAGAATTTCAGACATCAtcaaaagtcatatgaattatGATTGGAACATAAAAGGACAGTATGGATGCTACATCAGATCACCAGGAAGAAATCATTTGAAAAATACATTAGAAAATTGGGACTGCAAGTGATTTGAAAAATGCATTAGAAAATTTGGACTGCAAGAACCTGAAAATGGTTTACACTTTCCCTAGCACAAAACTTTCCATGGAGGCATACTGCAGATTCTTCAATTATCAGCCTACTCTCATAGTCTCATACTACATAGTTTTCCTCAGCATTTGCTTAAGTTAGTTGTCTGATAAACGGGTAGCTGATCCTCATAGCCATAGGGTTAtgattcatatcatatacaccgACTTGTACGTAAAATCTTTGGCCAGGGAAATCTTACAAGCAACCATATACTATCTTAATGACCTAGCTCAGCCGAAGCAGGTTGTCAGTTCAAAAAGACTCAAAATATTTTCAGTAAGAGAGAGGCTTCATGTATGCACAACTTTTTCATTATAACTCGACTATGTTAACATATCTCGGACAAACTACTACTAAAAATCAGAGCTAATTACGAAAATAGATGCATATCTGTTATCACATCGCATTATTCCCGATTCATCAACGCTGGGGCACAGAGAATACGAGACACAACATCAACGCCAATAATGTTTTACCAATCGTTCAACACACTTGAAAGTGCAGGCACAGAGAATGAATTCGCTCCATAAAAAGGCTAAATGATGCACTTGATTGAAGGTTAAGTTATAATAGGGATCAATTCCcacttaatacattttttttttttttttttttttgcctaagAAAAAAGCTCCCCCATCTCGTATTTCACCATCATCGGGAGGCCAACAATGGCTCCTAGTTTGTTTTCAGAAAGTGCTAGAAAAGttttttcaatctttttctGCTTTTCTCTGGTTTTCCTCAACAAACATcattagaggaaaaaaaaaaaatcaactttttagGTTGAAAAGAAATctgttttttctcttttcaaaaaGCAATTTCGacctctttttttaaaatagatgCCATCTTAAAGAAGGAGAAATAAACTTTCTTCCGTCCCTTCTAATTTACATGTCACTTTttgttatcatatatcaatatGTTGTTAGATTCTGTAGTTGCCTCTGATGAGACCTTTAAATATCCTGAAGCGCCCAGAAACTGTTATGAATTGTTAAAAGTCCCGTAACATCTTGATGGTAAAGACGCTATCAACGGGTTTTGCAAGCTCACGTTTCTTTACAAGTCATATTTTCCGAGCCTTTCATGAATACAAGAACAGAAAATGATGAAATCGACCAAAAAAACCAGAACCGTCCATTCAAGCTTACGCATCTGCCAGAGGATCTGCATATTCCTGAAGAAAGCAGAAGCAGCCAAAATCATGCAAAGCATGTCCTCCTTCAAATAGCAACAGCAAGAGGAGGGACatttaattgttgcaacaatgATCTCGCACTCCGTGGAACGTAAACAATTCGAATACTGCTGTAGTTGCTCTAACTACTGTAAGAACCCATCAACATACAGTTACTAGACAGTAAATGAAAAGCTTCAAATAAAAACTGTGTCCAGCTTTGGTAGAGTACGGAAAACACTAAAAGCAACATGAATTATGCTACATACAGCTTAAAGGACTAAAGTCAGCTCTCAACCATTAACCCTGTTCACGAACTAGATAACAGAAAGGCCAACTATGGGATGAGGTCAGAAGGAAGCAAAGTTCAGATATTTTTTAGATGCTTCCAGATCACGTTGCCCCTAGAATTAATACAAGTTAACGGATAACTTATATAGAAATACATGTATTAGCAATACTACGATTAGTTAATTCTTGATTTGGTACTGCAACCTCTTCATAGTAGTCCTTGAATTATTCATCGCATAACATTcctgtattaaaatattttgaataacTAGTCTGTGAATGAAACAACCCCTGAGAGTATACTGTTTCAGGAATAAAGTCAGTAATATGATAAGAGGAATCCAAAGTGATCAAATTCATCAGACCTTGACCCGAAAAGGTAGGGGCTCGGGCTACTTAACTAATGACTGCTTCTTCCAGATTCTAAGCTCAACGAGAAACACCAAATTAAAGTGAGGTGTCTTAATTTATGCCGGTTGAAGTTCAAACGGGAGGGAGGGAGTTAAGAAGATACAGTGTTAGTGCTGCACAATAACAGATTTTAAGTGTTGACTCCCGTAAGGAGTCTGCAAATAGTTGTAGTTGTTAAATACTTGAATACCTCTCTATACTGTTGGACCGAGGTCTCTGAAGTGGATGTAGACAGGTATAAGTCAAAAAACATAGAAGCATGTGATGAGAAAAGGTAACTACAATAAACTCACCTGCCAGTTATCAGGGAATCATAGTCCATTAAGTTAACCACAGAAAAAGTCTAGCTAACAATTTTTTCGGATAGCCGACTTTGGGTCTCTTGAAAGGGCAGAAAGAAAGCTTTAAATCAATCTAACCCAAATAAATCTTTATTGCTTTCCTCCAAAATAGTCCTCTTTTTCAATGTCAACTTTTGTTTCGTACTAACCATCCCTTTCACTTCTCTATTAAAATAAACtttttcaaagaaagtgaaTCTTATATCTACTGTTAGACCTTGAATATTACTTACTCTGCACTCTTAAATCTTTGATCCAGCTGAAAAATGCAGGTATGGATGACAATTATTCAGGGCAGAAGGATAGAAGTAGCATAGTAATCCATAAACTATTCATCATTATTTACAATTCTAGCTTCAGAAGTATGAAATGCCAGGATTACGTAGCGACTAAACAGATAGTTCTCAAGGAATATCCACATGCTGAGGCAGTTTGATAGACTTATAACGCATACAGAGATGTGATAACAGACGTAGAGGAAAAGAGTACAGATTCAGAAAAGAAACATAGTTTTCCTTTAGGGCAGATCCAAGGATGACCtttttaatcaataacttctACGCTGTTAAGAATGATTCTCCATACTACAAAATACTACCAAACCAAGAATGACAGGAAAACTATTATATAGAGt
Coding sequences within it:
- the LOC132055868 gene encoding two-component response regulator ARR5, with amino-acid sequence MEMAQELHVLAVDDSHVDRKVIERLLKISCCKVTAVESGTRALQYLGLDGEKSSMGIDGLKVNLILTDYSMPGMTGYELLKKIKESSALSKIPVVIMSSEKILARIDRCLEEGAEEFLLKPVKLSDVKRLRDFILRGEGDGDKETEKKIKEVCSRKRKFQDDSSTQSMPSTLTAAHDIESSPESSVSSESQQPLLKLSKIG
- the LOC132055866 gene encoding formin-like protein 4, with translation MNEVVLKAVIASVLTTSIVSSILFYFFYRYYVNRQRKKTKLKNSSFRREGSGSVPHQEVQQRGALKGLVVDENGLDVIYLRRFEDRQLGSCFSKIWVNYIDEEEEEKRMDSGGENPVSSDHIQEIPLLQNCISNVGSYEKKEVVTASQQTINSQQTYPQFPSASLQFQHKEITPPSETPSQQAILLSQNPPQPPIPPPSPPPPPPPLPMKRISKAPTPPNAAKSKPSPPPPPKGSGLSSLLKPPIAPRGKGSSQEKAEARNEEKSKDNGEIQVKLRPLHWDKVIANADHSMVWDEINNGSFRFEDDLMEVLFGYDVKSQKIPEGNGAITSSGTSKLARPAQIFILDPRKSQNTAIVLKSLSISRKEILDALLEGQGLSVDTLEKLTKICPTEEETLKILQFDGNPSKLADAESFLYQMLKAVPSAFRRFNAMLFRSSYDPEILNLKENLQTIELSCKELRTSRIFLRLLEAILKAGNRMNAGTARGNAQGFNLSALQKISYVKSNDGKTTLLHFVVEQVIRSEGKRCLINKGSKAEKLEKDTEHLTLGLPVLQGLSSEFSNVKKAAFIDYDSFINTCSTITMRVNDVQQLLMCCGNAERDRFVKETKVFLEECEEELKVIKEEQTRVMDLVKRTTEYYQAGSSKDKCTQPLQLFAIVKDFLDMVDKVCFDITKKVQKKNASSIESSPPRSSTPRTPVRFHNLRTYFTPEIVSSESENEF